AGCCATTTCGTCGATTCCAGCGGCTTGTCGAGCAGCAACGTGTCGAGTGCGACCGACCTGGTACGCATGGTCAACGCGGCGTACCGCAATCCGACCATTCGCGAGTTCTCGACCCAGACCGAGCATGAGGTCAACGTGCTGGGCCGCACCCAGCATTACGTCAGCACCAACCGCCTGGTGCGCGGCGGCAACTGGGAAATCGGCCTGCAGAAGACCGGCTTTATCTCCGAGGCCGGCCAGTGCCTGGTGATGCAGGCCCGGGTGCAGGGACGCAATGTGGTGATGGTGTTCCTGGATTCGGCCGGCAAGCTGTCGCGCTTTGCCGATGCCAACCGCGTCAAGGACTGGCTCGAGCATTCGCCTTCCTCGCCGCAGCGCGGCTTCCCGTCCTCGCCCAACCTGACGCAGGGCCCGGGCAGCGCCCACGCGGTGCTGGCCTCGCAGCAATCGCGCGGCATCTGAGGCCGCACGCCAGACCGGAAAAAACGCGCCGTCCTGCGGCGCGTTTTTCTTTTTGGCGGCGCAGCCGTCAGAGCAGCTTGCCGGGATTCATGATGCCGGCGGGATCGAACACCGCCTTGATTTCACGCATCAGCCGCAGTTCCAGCGGATCCTTGACCGCCAGGAACGCGTGGCGCTTGAGCTGGCCGATGCCATGCTCGGCGCTGATGCTGCCGCCGTAACGCATCACCTCGTCCAGCACCGCATCGGTGACGGCCTCGCCGTGCGTGGCCGCCCAGTCCCGCGGGGCGCCGGCCGGACGCGACAGGTTGTAGTGCAGGTTGCCGTCGCCGAAGTGCCCGAACACAAAGGGCCGGATCGCGGCATCGAGCGTGCGCAGCCGGGCTGCCATCGAATCCATGAAGGCCGGAATCCGCTCGATCGGCAGCGACACGTCGTGCTTGAGATGCGGCCCGTCCGCGCGCTGCGCTTCGGAGATTTCCTCGCGCAGCTTCCACAGCGCCTGCAGTTGGGCCAGCGACGCGGAGACCGCGGCATCGAGGCACAGTTCACGCTCCAGCGCCTCGCCGATGACGCGTTCCAGCAGCGCGTTCAGCGCCGCCTCGTCGGTGGTATCGGCCAGCTCCACCAGCACGTAGGCCGGGTAGCGCTGCGCAAACGGTTCCTGCACGCCTTCGGCATGGGCGAGCACCAGGTCCAGGCAATCGCCGGTAAAGAACTCGAAGGCCTGCAGGCGTGCGCCGCATTGCTCGAACAGCAGTTCATAGAGCGCCAGCGACTGCGCCGGCGAGGCCACTGCCGCCAGCACCACGCTGCGCGTATCGGTGCGCGGGAACAGGCGCAGCGCCGCCGCCGTGATCACGCCCAGCGTGCCTTCGGAGCCGATCAGCAATTGCTTCAGGTCGTAGCCGGTATTGTCCTTGCGCAGCGTGCGCAGCCCGTGGAAGATTTCGCCGTTCGGCAGCACGGCTTCGACCCCGAGCACCAGCTCGCGCGTCATGCCATAGCGCACCACGTTGACCCCGCCGGCATTGGTGGCCAGGTTGCCGCCGATCTGGCACGAGTCCTCGGCGGCGAGCGACAGCGGCAGCAGGCGGTTGGCGTCCTGCGCGGCACGGCGCAGGTTGCCCAGGATGCAGCCCGCCTCGGCCACCATGGTATTGGCGATGGTATCGAGCGAACGCACCGCGTTCATGCGGTCCAGGCTCAGCAC
The window above is part of the Cupriavidus taiwanensis LMG 19424 genome. Proteins encoded here:
- a CDS encoding FAD-binding oxidoreductase, which encodes MQNGSFAQRLTEALGPDTALTRPDDIAPWLSDWRGIYRGQAQAVLRPRTVDEVARALALCQQAAVPVVPRGGNTGLCGGATPDARAQNVVLSLDRMNAVRSLDTIANTMVAEAGCILGNLRRAAQDANRLLPLSLAAEDSCQIGGNLATNAGGVNVVRYGMTRELVLGVEAVLPNGEIFHGLRTLRKDNTGYDLKQLLIGSEGTLGVITAAALRLFPRTDTRSVVLAAVASPAQSLALYELLFEQCGARLQAFEFFTGDCLDLVLAHAEGVQEPFAQRYPAYVLVELADTTDEAALNALLERVIGEALERELCLDAAVSASLAQLQALWKLREEISEAQRADGPHLKHDVSLPIERIPAFMDSMAARLRTLDAAIRPFVFGHFGDGNLHYNLSRPAGAPRDWAATHGEAVTDAVLDEVMRYGGSISAEHGIGQLKRHAFLAVKDPLELRLMREIKAVFDPAGIMNPGKLL